CGGCGACGACCCAGCCGTTGGAGCCCGCCGTGCCGGGGCCGTCCGTCGCGAACAGCTCCGTCCACTCCTCGCCGAGCCGCCGGGCGACCTGGTCGCGCCACAGCTTGGTGGGGAAGCCGGCGAAGAGGATGTGGGTGGAGAGCCAGACCGCGAGCGGCGTCCAGGGCTCCCAGCGCCCCGGCTCCAGGCCGGTCGCCGCGAACTCGGGTGCCCGCCGGGCGCCTTCCGGGAGGCCCTCGTTGACCCCGTCCACGTACGCCCGCACCCAGGCCGCCGTCTCCGGGTCCAGCCGGTCGTGGCAGCGGCGCGCGGTGTCGGCCAGCCTGGCCTGCCGGACGAAGGCGTCCCAGCCGGTCTCGGCCGCGCCGAGGAAGGCGGCTGTCGTGCCCTGCGCCCGGTGCCGTTCGACCTCCAGCTGCCAGGCGCGGTCCCGCGCGGTCACCAGGCCCTGTGCGCGGGCCAGTTCGCGCGGACCGTCGGCGCGCAGGTGCGGGATGCCGAAGGGGTCCCGGTAGACCTCGATGCTCACTGCGTTCGGCCCCGATCCGATCGTCGTTTCTTAGGTTAGGCTGACCTAAATTAATCTACAGGACCGGCGGGCTCGCGCGGTCGGCAGGGGAGGGGGTCGGGGTGGGTCGCACAGGCCACGGCTGGGAGGGCGTCGTCCTCAAGCTGTTCCGCGGCAGGGACTTCACGTTCACGGTGACCGGAGCCGAGCAGGTCACCGAGCACTACCGCCGGGTGGGCTTCACCGACGGCGGGCTGCTCGCCGCCGCCGGGGTCCACCCGACCATGTGGGTGCGGCTCTGGTTCGACCGGGCCGGCAAGCCCCACCAGCGCGCCTACACCCTCGTCGACCCGGACCCGGACGCCGGCACCTTCAGCCTGGAGTTCGCCCTGCACGACGGCGTCGCCAGTCGCTGGGCCCGCGGCTGCGCCCCCGGCGACACCGTCGAGGCCACCCTCCAGGGCACCGGCTTCACCGCGCCCGAACCGGCCCCCGGCCGTCTCCTCCTGGTCGGCGACGCCGCCTCGCTGCCCGCGATGAACTCCCTGCTCGACGCCTTCCCCGGCACCCCCGCCACGCTCTGGTTCGAGACCGCCCACGCCTCCGACGAGGCGCTGCCGACGCGCCTCGACCCGGAGCTGCACGAGCTCCGCCGGGTGGCGCGCGAGGACGCGGGGGCCGCCCTGGTCGCCCGGGTCCGCGAGGAGCTGCCCGCGCTCGCGGCCGCCGTCCCCGACCCGTACGTCTGGATCGCCTGCGACACCGTGACCACCCGCACCCTCGCCGGGTACGTCCGCAAGGAGCTCGGGCTGCCCAAGGAGCGGGTGCACGCGCTCGGTTACTGGCGGCCCTCCCGCGAGCGCGCGGCGGATCTCGCGGCGGGTTGACGATCCGTTACCCCAGCTCGGCGCGGATCGTTGAAGCACTTTTCGCCGACGCTTCCGGAGGGGCTCGGGAGAGCTCCCGAAGGCCCCCGAACGCGCCCCTGAGCCCCGTGCACGCCGTAACGCGCGGGGCTGGCGAGAACGCCTGTGCCGAAAGATTCGAATATGGACACGGAAACCACCCTTTGGAGTGAACTCACGCCAGGTGTCTGCCAGTTCACCCACAGTGCGTAAAGATTCCGGTGTCTCGAGTCGCCGCTGCCGCAACGACCCACAGTCCCCGTGGCGAGCGGCCGGCGACGCCATGTCTCTCGTGGGGGTTCCACCGTCTTGAACAGCAACACCTTCCGCCTGCCCGTACGCCGTTCCGCCGCCGCCGCGACCGTCGTCGCGCTCGCCGTCGGTCCCGTGCTCCTCGCGGCCCCGGCGGCCCACGCCACGGGCGGCGAGGGCGCCGAGGGGCACGCCACCGCCGTCGTCCTGCGCGCCGGACTCGACGTGAACCTGCTCAACAAGGCGGTGAACGTGCCGCTGCGCGCCTCCCTCAACGAGGTCGAGGCCCCGGCCACCGCCAAGAAGACCGCGCTCTCGGTGACGGTGAAGGGCGCGGAGAACGACAAGCCGGTCGACGTCCTGCGCGCCGACGTCGCCACCTCCGAGGCGACCGTCGAGGGGAACACCGCCAAGGGCTACGTCAACCTCGTCAAGGCGCGGGTCCACGTCCCCGGACTCCCGCTGCTCTCGCTGGTCGAGGTCGAGAAGGTCACCTCCAAGGCCGTCTGCGAGGCCGGCAAGCGCCCGGTCGCCGAGTCCAACCTGCTCGGCCACGTCACGGTCCTCGGCAAGAAGACCACCCTGTCGACCGGCGGTCGGACCAAGGTGAGCGTGCCCGGCGTCGGAGAGGTCGTCCTCGACCTCTCCCGCACCTCCACCACCTCCCGCACCGCCGCGGCCACCGCCCTGGAGCTGAAGGTCACGGTCAACCCGCTCGAACTCAACGTCGCCGAGGTCAGCGGCAAGGTCACCCTCGCCGAGGCCACCTGCGCGACCCCGGCCGGCAGCAAGCCGACCGAGCGCCCGACCCAGCGGCCCAGCGAGCGCCCCTCGGAGCAGCCGTCCGAGCGGCCCACCACCCGGCCCAGCCACGAGACCGGCCTGACGACGGACAACGGCGGCACCACCCCCACCGAGAACCTCGCCGAGACCGGCGGCAGCTCCATGACGCCGTACCTGGCCGGCGGCGCCCTGCTGCTCCTCGGCCTGGGCGGCGGCGCCATGGTCCTCGCGCGCGGCCGCGCCCGCGCCCGCGGCTGACCGGCCCGAGGGGGAACACCAGGGGACGCCGGGGGCGGCGCCGCGCACACGGCACCGCCCCCGGTGAGGGGCCGCACCGCCCCGAGGTCTCAGCCCAGCATCAACAGCGCCTGGTCCAGGGCCTGGAGGAAACGGTTCGTCGTCGCCCGGTCCCGCACCGCGAGCCGCAGCCAGTTCCGGTCGAGCCCCGGGAAGGTGTCGCCGCGCCGCGCCGCGAAGCCGAGCCCCCGCAGCCGGTCCCGCACCGCGTCCGCGCCCTCGATCCGCACCAGCACGAACGGGCCCTCCGCGGCCTCGACCGCCCGCACCTCGTCGAACTCCGCCAGCCCCGCCAGCAGGTGCGCCCGCTCCACCCCGATCCGGTGCGCCGCGTCCTCGGCCTCCGCGAGCGCCGCCCGCGACATGCAGGCCTCCGCCGCCACCAGCGCCGGCGTCGACACCGGCCACAGCGGCTGCGCGTGCTCCAGCGCGGCGATCGTCTCCGGCGCCGCCAGCACGTAGCCGATCCGCAGCCCCGCCAGACCCCAGGTCTTCGTCAGGCTCCGCAGCACCACCAGGCCCGGCACGTCCGTCCGCCCCGCCAGCGACTCCCGCTCGCCCGGCACCGCGTCCATGAACGCCTCGTCGACCACCAGCGTCCGCCCGGGCCGGGCCAGTGCCGCGATCGCCGCCGCCGGATGCAGCACCGACGTGGGGTTCGTCGGATTGCCGATCACGACCAGGTCCGCCTCCTCCGGCACCGCCGCCGGATCCAGCCGGAAACCGTCCTCCTCGCGCAGCAGCACCCGCTCCACCTCGTGCCCCGCGTCCCGCAGCGCGGCCTCCGGCTCGGTGAACTGCGGGTGCACCACGACCGGCCGCCGCGCCGGCAGCGCCCGCGCGAGCAGCACGAAGGCCTCGGCCGCGCCCGCCGTCAGCAGCACCCGCCGGGCCGGAAGGTCGTGCCGCTCGGCCACCGCCGCCCGCGCCGCCCGGCCGTCGGGGTAGGCGGCGAGGCCCGTGAGGGAGCCGGCGATCCGCTCCCGCAGCCACTCCGGCGGGGTGTTCGTACGGACGTTGACCGCGAGGTCGGTCAGCTTCTCGTCCCGGACCTCGGCGTCGCCGTGGTGACGCAGATCGTGCGCATCAGCATGAGTGTGGATGTCCATGGCCGCCGTCGTGTGGGGGGTGGGGGTGGGGATGGTGCGCGTGGGGGATGAGCGGGGCTCGCCTGCGATGTACCCGTGGCCCCGGTCCAACAACCGTACGCCTAAGCCATCTTCGTGCGAACGAACCGCACCATCCGGACAGCCCGGTACGGAACGGGCGACCGCGCAGGTCACGCTCCGCGCCTTCCGCTTCGGCACCACCAGCACCGCCCCCGGCCCCGCGGCGCGCAGCGCCGCCGCCTCCGCCACGGACGCCGTCCCCGTCGCGGCCAGCGCCCGCCCCGACGGATGCGGTACGGGCACCCCGGCCAGCTCCTCGCTCCGGAACGCCCGCACCGGCACCCCGAGGCGCGCCGCCGCGCCCGCGATCCCCGGCTCCGCGGCCCGCGCCTCCAGCGTCGCCAGCGCGGTCACGTCACCCCCGCCGAGCCCCGCCTCGCGCAGCGCCGACCCGACCAGCTCCAGCACCTCCGCCACCTCGGCCCCGGACCGGGCCCCGACCCCCACCACGAGCCGGACCCCGGCGTCGAGGTGCGCGGACGAGCCGCCATCGGATAGCAAAGGCCCATGGCTGTAGTCGTCGCGCTCGGCGCGTTCCTCATGACGCTGTTCGGCGGCTGGACGGCCCAACGCGTCACCGACCGGCGCCACCTCGTCCTCGGACTCGCCGGCGGCCTCATGCTCGGCGTCGTCGGACTCGACCTGCTCCCCGAGGCCATGGAGGCCGCCGGCGAGAAGGTCTTCGGCGTCCCGCAGGCCCTGCTGCTCTTCGTCGGCGGCTTCCTCTTCGCCCACGTGGTGGAACGCGTCCTCGCCGTCCGCAGCGCCGCGCACGGGGCGGAGACGGACTGGGGGGCAGCGCAGAGCGCTTCGCCGAGGGATGGGCGGACCCCACAGGTCGGCCTCACCGCGGCCGCCGCCATGGTCGGTCACAGCCTCATGGACGGCCTCGCCCTCGGCGCCGCCTTCCAGGTCGGCGGCGGCATGGGGGCCACCGTCGCACTCGCCGTCATCACCCACGACTTCGCCGACGGATTCAACACGTACACGATCACCAGCCTGTACGGGAACGCCCGCCGCAAGGCCCTCGCGATGCTCGTCGCCGACGCGGTCGCCCCGCTCGTCGGCGCCGCCTCCACCCTGCTGTTCACCCTTCCGGAGGAACTGCTCGGCAGCTATCTCGGGTTCTTCGGCGGTGCCCTGCTCTACCTCGCCGCCGCCGAGATCCTGCCCGAGGCCCACCACGAACACCCCGCCCTGACCACCCTGCTCTGCACGGTGGCCGGCGTGGCCTTCATCTGGCTCGTGGTGGGCCTGTCCGGCGGCTGAGCTCACCCGCAGTGCTCCACGAAACGCGCGGCGGCGCCCGGCGCCCCGGCCCAGTGCGTGTGCACGTAGCTCGCGTGCACCCCGCCCCGCACGAAGCCCTCGACCCGGCGCTCCGGCTGCCGCAGCCCCCAGGCCGCCCGCTCCCCGGCCCCCGGCTCGATCACCGTGCGGTGGAACTCGTGCCCCCGCATCCGGGTCCCCGCCGCCGCCAGCACGCTGTCGTTCACGGCGACGGCGTCCCGGTAGCCGAGCGTGAGCCGCTCCGACATGCGCGCGTCGGCGTCGAGCACCCCGCACATCGGGTGCCCGTCGAGCGAGCGCGCGAGGTAGAGCAGCCCGGCGCACTCGGCCGCGATCGGCGCGCCCGAGGCGGCCAGCTCGGCGACGGCCTTCCGCAAGGGCTCGTTGGCGGACAGCTGCTCGCCGTACATCTCGGGGAAGCCGCCGCCTATGACGAGGCCGCGGGTGCCCTCGGGCAGCGCCTCGTCGCGCAGCGGGTCGAAGGTGACCACCTCGGCGCCGGCGGCGGTCAGCAGCTCCGCGTGCTCGGCGTACGAGAAGGTGAACGCGGCGCCGCCGGCGACGGCCACGACCGGCCTCGTCGCGGGCACGCGTTCCGCCGGGCCGGGGACGGCGGGCACCACGGAACCCCCCGCGTGCGGCCGCTCCCCGGCCTCGGCCACCCACGGCTCGGCGTCCAGCGGCGGCGCCGACCGCGCCAGCGCCAGCAGCGCCTCCATGTCGCACCCGGCCAGCACCTGCTCGGCCTGGGCCGCCACCGCCTCCACGGCCTGGGCCTGCCGCTCGGCGACCGGCACGAGCCCCAGGTGCCGCGACGGCGTGGCCACGGCGGGCGCCCGCCGCAGGACGCCGAGCACCGGCACCCCGGACTCCTCCAGGGCCTCCCGCAGCAGCAGCTCGTGCCGGTCGGTCGCGACCTTGTTCAGGATCACCCCGCCCAGCCGCACCTCCGGGTCCCAGGACGCGAAGCCGTGCACGAGCGCGGCCACCGACCGGGACTGCGAGGAGGCGTCCACGACGAGCACCACCGGCGCCCGCAGCAGCTTCGCCACCTGCGCGGTCGAGGCCAGCTCGCCCTGCCCGGCGGCCCCGTCGTACAGCCCCATCACGCCCTCGACGACCGCCAGGTCGCAGCCCCGCGCGCCGTGCAGGAAGAGCGGCGCGATCCGCTCCGTACCGCACATGTACGCGTCGAGGTTGCGGCCCGGGCGGCCGGTGGCGAGCGCGTGGTAACCCGGGTCGATGTAGTCCGGGCCCACCTTGTGCGGGGAGACCGCGAGACCACGGCCGGCGAAGGCGGCCATCAGGCCGGTCGCGACCGTGGTCTTGCCCGCGCCCGAGGACGGCGCGGCGATGACGAGACGTGCTACCACTCGATGCCCCGCTGGCCCTTCTGACCCGCGTCCATCGGGTGCTTCACCTTCGACATGTCGGTCACCAGGTCCGCGAAGTCCAGCAGCTCCTGCGGGGCGTTGCGGCCGGTGATCACGACGTGCTGCTGCCCGGGACGGTCCCGCAGCACCTCGACGACCTCCTCGGTGTCGATCCAGCCCCAGTGCAGCAGGTAGGCGAACTCGTCGAGGACGTAGAACCGGTACTTCTCCTCGGCCAGGTCCCGCTTGACCTGCTCCCAGCCCTCGCGGGCCTTGTCCTCGTGCGACTGCTCGCCCTCGGCGACCTCGCGCTGGATCCAGGACCAGCCCTCGCCCATCTTGTTCCAGGTGACCGTGCCGCCCTTGCCGGTCTCGCCGAGCGCCTTGAGGGCGTTCTCCTCGCCGACCCTCCACTTGGCGGACTTGACGAACTGGAACACCCCGATCGGCCACCCCTGGTTCCAGGCGCGCAGCGCCATGCCGAAGGCGGCGGTCGACTTCCCCTTGCCGACGCCCGTGTGCACCATCACGAGTGCGCGGTTGCGGCGCTGGCGGGTGGTGAGACCGTCGTCGGGAACGACGGTCGGCTGTCCCTGTGGCATCAGGCGGCCCTCCTGGCAGAGCGGTTGTCCTGTACGTCCCTCACGTCCCTGACGAGTCCGGCGATCGCGTCGGCGCGCAGCTCGTCCAGGGTGACGGCGGTGCCGCCGAGTTCACGGGCGAGGTTCCCGGCGAGGCCGAGCCGCACCGGTCCCGTCTCGCAGTCCACGACGACGCTCGCCGTGCCGTCGGCGGCGTGCAGCCGCGCGGCGCGGGCGGCGAGCGCCAGCGGATCGGGTCCGCCGCCGGTCGCGCGGCCGTCGGTGACGACCACGAGCAGCGGGCGGCGGGAGGGGTCCCGCAGGCGCTCGACGCGCAGCACGTCGTGCGCCTTGAGCAGCCCCGCCGACAGCGGCGTACGGCCGCCCGTCGGGAGCTGTTCGAGCCGGGCGGCGGCCGCGTCCACCGACGAGGTCGGCGGCAGCGCGAGCTCCGCGTCCCGGCCGCGGAAGGTGATCAGGCCGACCTTGTCGCGCCGCTGATAGGCGTCGAGCAGCAGCGAGAGCACCGCGCCCTTCACCGCGCCCATCCGCTGCCGGGCCGCCATCGAACCGGAGGCGTCCACGGCGAACAGCACCAGGTTGCCCTCCCGGCCCTCGCGGGTGGCCTGCCGCAGGTCGTCCCTGCGCACCACCAGACCGGGGCCGCTGCGCCCGCGGGCCTTCTGGTGCGGGGCGGCGGCGTGCACGGTCGCGGCCAGGTGCAGCTTGGTCAGCGCGCCCCGGGGGCGGGTGGCGCCGGTGGTGCGGCCGTGCTCGGTGCGGGCCCGGGAGCGCCGCCCGGCGGCGCCCTCGCCCAGGCCGGGCACGCTCAGCATCTTCGTGCGGAAGGGCTCGGCCGCCTGGACGGCGGCGCGCTCGCCGGAGCCGGGGCCGGGGCCGGACCCGGAGCCGCTGTTCTGCGGCGCGGGCGCGGGCGCGGGCTCGGGGGAAGGGGAGTCCTCCGGCGCCCCGGAGTCCTGCGGCGCGGGGCCTTCGCCCTGCGGCGGGATGCCGCCCCCGCCGCCTCCGTCGGGGCCGCCGTCGCCCGGGCCGTCGGGCTCCGGGTCGGTGTCGGGCTCGTCCTCGCCCTTGAACCGCTCCAGGGTCTCGTCGAGCTTGTCCTCGTCGAGGCCCGGCGCGTCGAAGGGGTTGCGCCGCCGCCGGTGCGGGAGCGCGAGCAGCGCCGCCTGCCGGACGTCCTCGGAGCTCACCTCGGTCCGTCCCGCCCACGCGGCGAGCGCGGTCGCGGTCCGGGCCATCACGATGTCGGCGCGCATGCCGTCCACCTCGAAGGCGGCGCAGGTCGCGGCGATCTGCAGCAGCACCGCGTCCCCGAGCGTCACCCGGGGCAGCAACTCCCGCGCGGCGACGATCCGTTCGCGCAGCGCGGCCTCCTCGCCGGCCCAGCGGGCGGCGAAACCGGACGGGTCGTCCTCGAACGCCAGCCGCCGCCGGACCACCTCGACCCGCTGCTCGGGCACGCGGGAGGCGGCGACCTCCACGGTGAGCCCGAACCGGTCGAGCAGCTGCGGCCGCAGTTCGCCCTCTTCGGGGTTCATCGTGCCGACCAGCAGGAAGCGGGCGGCGTGCCGTACGGAGACGCCTTCGCGCTCGACGTAGGAGGAGCCCATCGCGGCGGCGTCCAGCAGGTGGTCGATCAGATGGTCGGAGAGCAGGTTGACCTCGTCGACGTACAGGATGCCCCGGTGCGCGTCGGCGAGGAGCCCCGGTTCGAAGGCCTTCACGCCCTCCGCGAGCGCCTTCTCGATGTCGAGCGCGCCGACCAGCCGGTCCTCGGAGGCGCCGACCGGCAGCTCGACCATCCGGGCCGGCCGCGCGTCCGCCGGCGCACCCGCGTCGTGCGGCCCGTCGGGGCAGCCCGGGTCGGGCGCGCCGGGGTCGCAGCTGAAGCGGCAGCCGGCGACCACCGACACGGCCGGCAGCAGCTCGGCGAGCGCGCGGACGGCGGTCGACTTCGCGGTGCCCTTCTCGCCGCGGACCAGCACCCCGCCCACGGCCGGGCTGACGGCGTTGAGCAGCAGCGCGAGCCGCAGGTCGTCCATGCCGACGACGGCGGTGAACGGGAAGCGGGTGCTCATCGGGTGGTCACTCCTTCGGGTCGTACGGAGGTCGGGGCGGGCGGTACTGCGGGAGCGGGCGGTGTGGCCGGGGCGGTCACGGTGCCCCCGGCGGCACGAACGGCAGCCCCGTCGGGGCCCCCTCCTCGATGAGCCGCAGCAGCGCGTCCGTGTCGGCGTGCTCCTCGATCAGGTCGCCGAGCCGGTCCAGCTGCTCCTCGCGGAGCGCGCCGAAGGAGGTGTCCGGGGCCGGCACGAAGCTGCGGCCGGACGCCGCCGCGACCTCGCGCAGGAAGGCCCGGCGGAAGCCGTCGCTCTCCAGCGAGCCGTGCCAGTGGGTGCCCCACACCGCGCCGACCCGGCAGCCGTCGAGGAAGGGCTCGCCGCCGTCGACGGTGGCGACGCCGTGGTGGATCTCGTACCCCTCGACCCTCTCGCCGAGCGCCTCGCCGACCGGCCGGGCCAGGGTCTTCTCGACGCCGAAGCGCACCCGTACGGGCAGCAGTCCGAGCCCGTCGACCACGCCGGCCTTCGACTCGACCTCGTCCTCGATCCGCTCGCCGAGCGCCTGGAAGCCGCCGCAGATGCCGAGCACCGGGCGCCCCTCGGCGGCCCGCCGGGCGAGCGCGTCGGCCAGGCCGCGCTCCCGCAGCCAGGCCAGGGCCTTGACGGTGCCGCGGGTGCCGGGCACGACGACCAGGTCCGCGTCGACGAGCTCCTCGGGCCGGTCCACGAAGCGGACCACCACGCCCGGCTCGGCGGCCAGCGCGTCCACGTCGGTGAAGTTGGACATCAGCGGGACGGCGCAGACGGCGACCCGCAGCACGTCGGCGCCGACCGGCGGCGCCACCACCGACTCGCGGACGGTGCCCCGCAGCGAGACCCGCAGGCCGTCCTCCTCGTCTATGCCGAGCCCGTGGGCGTACGGCAGGACACCGAAGGTCCGGCGCCCGGTCAGCCCGTGGAGCATGTCGAGCCCGGGCTCCAGCAGCGTGACGTCGCCCCGGAACTTGTTCACCAGGTACCCGGCGACGAGCTCCTGGTCCTCGGGCGCGAGGAGCGCGGTGGTGCCGAAGAACTGGGCGAACACCCCGCCCCGGTCGATGTCGCCGACCACCACGACGGGCAGCCGCGCGGCGCGCGCGATGCCCATGTTCACGATGTCGGTGCGCCGCAGGTTGATCTCGGCCGGACTGCCCGCCCCCTCGCAGATCACGGCGTCGTACGTGCCCCGCAGCTCCTCCAGGCACGCCATCACCGGCTCGAACAGCGTCCGCTGCCGTCCCCCGTGGTAGCCGCGGGCGCTCATCTCGCCGACCGGCTTGCCCATGAGCACGACCTGGCTGGAGCGGTCGCTGCCGGGCTTCAGGAGGACCGGGTTCATCAGCGCCGTGGGCTCGACGCGGGCGGCCTGCGCCTGCATGGCCTGGGCGCGGCCGATCTCGGCGCCCTCCCGGGTCACGAAGGAGTTGAGGGACATGTTCTGCCCCTTGAACGGCGCGACCTTGATCCCCTGCCGGACCAGCCAGCGGCAGATGCCGGCCGTGACGACGCTCTTGCCCGCGTCGGACGTGGTCCCGGCGACCAGCAGCCCCCCACCCCTCATGCGTTCCTCCGCTTCAGCGCGCTCGCGATCAGCCGGCCGCCCACGCAGGCGGCCAGGGTCAGTCCGGTCACCCGGCGGGACAGGCGCACCGCCCGGTCGATGTCCGCGACCTCGACGGGCCGCCCCTCCGCGTTGAGGACGGGCCGGTGTTCGACCCGGCCGCCGTAGGCCAGGGTGCCGCCGAGCCGGACCCCCAGCGCTCCCGCGAAGGAGGCCTCCACCGGTCCGGCGTTGGGGCTGGGGTGCTTCGACGCGTCCGCGCGCCAGGCGCGCACCGCCCCGCGCGGGTTCCCGCCGGCGACGGTGGCGAGCGCGGCGGTGAGCCGGGCGCCCGGCCAGCCGGCCAGGTCGTCGAGCCGGGCCGAGGCCCAGCCGAAGCGGCGGTACTTCGGCGACTTGTGGCCGACCATCGCGTCCAGGGTGTTCACGGCGCGGAAGCCGAGCAGGCCCGGCACGCCCGCGACGGCGCCCCAGAACAGGGCGCCCACCACGGCGTCGGAGGTGTTCTCGGCGACCGACTCGACGACCGCGCGGGCCATCGCGGGGCCGTCCAGGGAGTGCGGGTCGCGTCCGCACAGGTGCGGCAGGCGCTCCCGGGCGACCTCCAGGTCCCCGGCCGCGAGCGCCCCGCCGATCGCGCGGGCCTCGCGGCCCAGGGTGGTGCCGCCGACGACGGCCCACACGGAGGCGGCGGTCAGGGCGACGGTGGCCGTGCGGCTGCCCCGTACCGTGCGGGCGGCCAGCGCGCCGAGCGCCACGGTGGATCCGGCGCAGACGGCGGTGTGCAGGGCGCCCCAGCCGCGGTGGTCGCGCAGCAGGCGTTCCTCCACCGCGCCGGCCGCCCGGCCGAAGGCGGCGACGGGGTGGCCGCGGCGGGGGTCGCCGGCGATCAGGTCGACGGCGAGGCCGGCGGCCGCCCCGTACGCGAAGGCGGTGGTGGCACCCGGGATGCCGGGGGCACCGGGAAGGCTGAGGGCGCGGCCGGGCATGGCGCTCTGTCCTCACTC
The DNA window shown above is from Streptomyces showdoensis and carries:
- a CDS encoding siderophore-interacting protein; protein product: MGRTGHGWEGVVLKLFRGRDFTFTVTGAEQVTEHYRRVGFTDGGLLAAAGVHPTMWVRLWFDRAGKPHQRAYTLVDPDPDAGTFSLEFALHDGVASRWARGCAPGDTVEATLQGTGFTAPEPAPGRLLLVGDAASLPAMNSLLDAFPGTPATLWFETAHASDEALPTRLDPELHELRRVAREDAGAALVARVREELPALAAAVPDPYVWIACDTVTTRTLAGYVRKELGLPKERVHALGYWRPSRERAADLAAG
- a CDS encoding SCO1860 family LAETG-anchored protein, giving the protein MNSNTFRLPVRRSAAAATVVALAVGPVLLAAPAAHATGGEGAEGHATAVVLRAGLDVNLLNKAVNVPLRASLNEVEAPATAKKTALSVTVKGAENDKPVDVLRADVATSEATVEGNTAKGYVNLVKARVHVPGLPLLSLVEVEKVTSKAVCEAGKRPVAESNLLGHVTVLGKKTTLSTGGRTKVSVPGVGEVVLDLSRTSTTSRTAAATALELKVTVNPLELNVAEVSGKVTLAEATCATPAGSKPTERPTQRPSERPSEQPSERPTTRPSHETGLTTDNGGTTPTENLAETGGSSMTPYLAGGALLLLGLGGGAMVLARGRARARG
- the cobC gene encoding Rv2231c family pyridoxal phosphate-dependent protein CobC yields the protein MVGVGARSGAEVAEVLELVGSALREAGLGGGDVTALATLEARAAEPGIAGAAARLGVPVRAFRSEELAGVPVPHPSGRALAATGTASVAEAAALRAAGPGAVLVVPKRKARSVTCAVARSVPGCPDGAVRSHEDGLGVRLLDRGHGYIAGEPRSSPTRTIPTPTPHTTAAMDIHTHADAHDLRHHGDAEVRDEKLTDLAVNVRTNTPPEWLRERIAGSLTGLAAYPDGRAARAAVAERHDLPARRVLLTAGAAEAFVLLARALPARRPVVVHPQFTEPEAALRDAGHEVERVLLREEDGFRLDPAAVPEEADLVVIGNPTNPTSVLHPAAAIAALARPGRTLVVDEAFMDAVPGERESLAGRTDVPGLVVLRSLTKTWGLAGLRIGYVLAAPETIAALEHAQPLWPVSTPALVAAEACMSRAALAEAEDAAHRIGVERAHLLAGLAEFDEVRAVEAAEGPFVLVRIEGADAVRDRLRGLGFAARRGDTFPGLDRNWLRLAVRDRATTNRFLQALDQALLMLG
- a CDS encoding ZIP family metal transporter; this encodes MAVVVALGAFLMTLFGGWTAQRVTDRRHLVLGLAGGLMLGVVGLDLLPEAMEAAGEKVFGVPQALLLFVGGFLFAHVVERVLAVRSAAHGAETDWGAAQSASPRDGRTPQVGLTAAAAMVGHSLMDGLALGAAFQVGGGMGATVALAVITHDFADGFNTYTITSLYGNARRKALAMLVADAVAPLVGAASTLLFTLPEELLGSYLGFFGGALLYLAAAEILPEAHHEHPALTTLLCTVAGVAFIWLVVGLSGG
- a CDS encoding cobyrinate a,c-diamide synthase, which translates into the protein MVARLVIAAPSSGAGKTTVATGLMAAFAGRGLAVSPHKVGPDYIDPGYHALATGRPGRNLDAYMCGTERIAPLFLHGARGCDLAVVEGVMGLYDGAAGQGELASTAQVAKLLRAPVVLVVDASSQSRSVAALVHGFASWDPEVRLGGVILNKVATDRHELLLREALEESGVPVLGVLRRAPAVATPSRHLGLVPVAERQAQAVEAVAAQAEQVLAGCDMEALLALARSAPPLDAEPWVAEAGERPHAGGSVVPAVPGPAERVPATRPVVAVAGGAAFTFSYAEHAELLTAAGAEVVTFDPLRDEALPEGTRGLVIGGGFPEMYGEQLSANEPLRKAVAELAASGAPIAAECAGLLYLARSLDGHPMCGVLDADARMSERLTLGYRDAVAVNDSVLAAAGTRMRGHEFHRTVIEPGAGERAAWGLRQPERRVEGFVRGGVHASYVHTHWAGAPGAAARFVEHCG
- the cobO gene encoding cob(I)yrinic acid a,c-diamide adenosyltransferase; translated protein: MPQGQPTVVPDDGLTTRQRRNRALVMVHTGVGKGKSTAAFGMALRAWNQGWPIGVFQFVKSAKWRVGEENALKALGETGKGGTVTWNKMGEGWSWIQREVAEGEQSHEDKAREGWEQVKRDLAEEKYRFYVLDEFAYLLHWGWIDTEEVVEVLRDRPGQQHVVITGRNAPQELLDFADLVTDMSKVKHPMDAGQKGQRGIEW
- a CDS encoding putative cobaltochelatase yields the protein MSTRFPFTAVVGMDDLRLALLLNAVSPAVGGVLVRGEKGTAKSTAVRALAELLPAVSVVAGCRFSCDPGAPDPGCPDGPHDAGAPADARPARMVELPVGASEDRLVGALDIEKALAEGVKAFEPGLLADAHRGILYVDEVNLLSDHLIDHLLDAAAMGSSYVEREGVSVRHAARFLLVGTMNPEEGELRPQLLDRFGLTVEVAASRVPEQRVEVVRRRLAFEDDPSGFAARWAGEEAALRERIVAARELLPRVTLGDAVLLQIAATCAAFEVDGMRADIVMARTATALAAWAGRTEVSSEDVRQAALLALPHRRRRNPFDAPGLDEDKLDETLERFKGEDEPDTDPEPDGPGDGGPDGGGGGGIPPQGEGPAPQDSGAPEDSPSPEPAPAPAPQNSGSGSGPGPGSGERAAVQAAEPFRTKMLSVPGLGEGAAGRRSRARTEHGRTTGATRPRGALTKLHLAATVHAAAPHQKARGRSGPGLVVRRDDLRQATREGREGNLVLFAVDASGSMAARQRMGAVKGAVLSLLLDAYQRRDKVGLITFRGRDAELALPPTSSVDAAAARLEQLPTGGRTPLSAGLLKAHDVLRVERLRDPSRRPLLVVVTDGRATGGGPDPLALAARAARLHAADGTASVVVDCETGPVRLGLAGNLARELGGTAVTLDELRADAIAGLVRDVRDVQDNRSARRAA
- a CDS encoding cobyric acid synthase; the protein is MRGGGLLVAGTTSDAGKSVVTAGICRWLVRQGIKVAPFKGQNMSLNSFVTREGAEIGRAQAMQAQAARVEPTALMNPVLLKPGSDRSSQVVLMGKPVGEMSARGYHGGRQRTLFEPVMACLEELRGTYDAVICEGAGSPAEINLRRTDIVNMGIARAARLPVVVVGDIDRGGVFAQFFGTTALLAPEDQELVAGYLVNKFRGDVTLLEPGLDMLHGLTGRRTFGVLPYAHGLGIDEEDGLRVSLRGTVRESVVAPPVGADVLRVAVCAVPLMSNFTDVDALAAEPGVVVRFVDRPEELVDADLVVVPGTRGTVKALAWLRERGLADALARRAAEGRPVLGICGGFQALGERIEDEVESKAGVVDGLGLLPVRVRFGVEKTLARPVGEALGERVEGYEIHHGVATVDGGEPFLDGCRVGAVWGTHWHGSLESDGFRRAFLREVAAASGRSFVPAPDTSFGALREEQLDRLGDLIEEHADTDALLRLIEEGAPTGLPFVPPGAP
- a CDS encoding cobalamin biosynthesis protein, with protein sequence MPGRALSLPGAPGIPGATTAFAYGAAAGLAVDLIAGDPRRGHPVAAFGRAAGAVEERLLRDHRGWGALHTAVCAGSTVALGALAARTVRGSRTATVALTAASVWAVVGGTTLGREARAIGGALAAGDLEVARERLPHLCGRDPHSLDGPAMARAVVESVAENTSDAVVGALFWGAVAGVPGLLGFRAVNTLDAMVGHKSPKYRRFGWASARLDDLAGWPGARLTAALATVAGGNPRGAVRAWRADASKHPSPNAGPVEASFAGALGVRLGGTLAYGGRVEHRPVLNAEGRPVEVADIDRAVRLSRRVTGLTLAACVGGRLIASALKRRNA